In Arvicola amphibius chromosome 1, mArvAmp1.2, whole genome shotgun sequence, one DNA window encodes the following:
- the Pip5k1c gene encoding phosphatidylinositol 4-phosphate 5-kinase type-1 gamma, with protein MELEVPDEAESAEAGAVTAEAAWSAESGAEAGGTQKKAVLAEAPSVTGQPGPGHGKKLGHRGVDASGETTYKKTTSSTLKGAIQLGIGYTVGNLSSKPERDVLMQDFYVVESIFFPSEGSNLTPAHHFQDFRFKTYAPVAFRYFRELFGIRPDDYLYSLCNEPLIELSNPGASGSVFYVTSDDEFIIKTVMHKEAEFLQKLLPGYYMNLNQNPRTLLPKFYGLYCVQSGGKNIRVVVMNNVLPRVVKMHLKFDLKGSTYKRRASKKEKEKSLPTYKDLDFMQDMPEGLLLDADTFGALVKTLQRDCLVLESFKIMDYSLLLGVHNIDQQERERQAEGARSTADEKRPVAQKALYSTAMESIQGGVARGEAIETDDTMGGIPAVNGRGERLLLHIGIIDILQSYRFIKKLEHTWKALVHDGDTVSVHRPSFYAERFFKFMSSTVFRKSSSLKSSPSKKGRGALLAVKPLGPTAAFSASQIPSEREEAQYDLRGARSYPTLEDEGRPDLLPCTPPSFEEATTASIATTLSSTSLSIPERSPSETSEQPRYRRRTQSSGQDGRPQEEPHVEDLQKITVQVEPVCDVGIVVPQEQGEGVEAPPSGASAAATVEVDATSQASEPASQASDEEDAPSTDIYFPTDERSWVYSPLHYSTRPASGESDT; from the exons ATGGAGCTGGAGGTGCCGGACGAGGCGGAGAGCGCCGAGGCGGGGGCCGTGACGGCGGAGGCGGCCTGGTCTGCGGAGAGCGGGGCGGAGGCAG gtgGGACCCAGAAGAAGGCTGTCCTTGCAGAG GCCCCCTCGGTGACGGGGCAGCCAGGCCCTGGCCATGGGAAGAAGCTGGGTCATCGAGGTGTGGACGCATCTGGAGAAACCACGTATAAGAAG ACCACCTCGTCCACTCTGAAGGGTGCCATCCAGCTGGGGATCGGGTACACGGTGGGCAACCTCAGCTCTAAGCCGGAGCGGGATGTGCTCATGCAGGACTTCTACGTGGTGGAGAGCATCTTCTTCCCCAG CGAAGGGAGCAACCTCACCCCTGCCCACCACTTCCAGGATTTCCGCTTCAAGACCTATGCACCTGTTGCCTTCCGTTACTTCCGGGAACTCTTTGGCATCCGACCAGACGATTATTTG TACTCGCTGTGCAATGAGCCGCTCATCGAACTGTCCAACCCCGGTGCCAGTGGCTCCGTCTTCTACGTCACCAGTGACGACGAGTTTATCATTAAAACTGTCATGCACAAGGAAGCCGAGTTCCTGCAGAAGCTGCTGCCCGGCTACTACATG AACCTCAACCAGAACCCGCGCACGTTGCTGCCCAAGTTCTATGGCCTGTACTGCGTGCAGTCGGGCGGCAAGAACATCCGCGTGGTGGTCATGAACAACGTGCTGCCCAGGGTCGTCAAGATGCACCTCAAATTTGACCTCAAGGGCTCTACTTACAAGCGCAGGGCGagcaagaaggagaaggagaagagcctGCCCACCTACAAGGACCTGGACTTCATGCAGGACATGCCCGAGGGGCTGCTGCTGGACGCCGACACCTTTGGTGCCCTGGTGAAGACCCTGCAGCGTGACTGCCTG GTGCTAGAGAGCTTCAAGATCATGGACTATAGCCTCCTGCTGGGTGTGCACAATATCGACCAGCAGGAGCGGGAGCGCCAGGCCGAAGGTGCCCGGAGCACGGCCGATGAGAAGCGGCCGGTGGCACAGAAGGCCCTGTACTCCACGGCCATGGAGTCCATCCAGGGTGGCGTAGCCCGTGGGGAGGCCATCGAGACGGACGACAC GATGGGTGGGATCCCGGCTGTGAACGGGCGTGGGGAACGGCTGCTACTGCACATTGGAATCATTGACATCCTGCAGTCCTACAG GTTCATCAAGAAGTTAGAACACACCTGGAAGGCCCTCGTCCACGATGGG GACACCGTCTCTGTCCACCGGCCCAGCTTCTATGCCGAGCGCTTCTTCAAGTTCATGAGTAGCACAGTCTTCCGGAAGAGTTCAT CCCTGAAGTCCTCTCCATCCAAGAAAGGGCGTGGTGCCCTGCTGGCGGTCaaacccctgggacccacagcaGCTTTCTCAGCCAGCCAGATCCCCAGTGAGAGGGAAGAGGCGCAGTATGACCTGCGGGGGGCCCGCAGCTACCCCACACTGGAAGATGAAG GCCGGCCTGACCTCCTTCCCTGCACCCCACCATCCTTTGAAGAAGCCACCACGGCCTCCATCGCTACCACCCTGTCATCCACTTCCCTCTCCATCCCAGAGCGCTCTCCTTCCGAGACGTCAGAGCAGCCCCGGTACAG GCGGCGCACACAGTCTTCAGGCCAGGACGGCCG GCCCCAGGAGGAGCCCCACGTGGAGGACCTGCAGAAGATAACAGTCCAGGTGGAGCCAGTGTGCGATGTGGGGATTGTGGTTCCCCAGGAGCAGGGTGAAGG AGTGGAGGCTCCCCCGTCTGGGGCATCGgctgcagccactgtggaagtgGATGCCACCAGCCAGGCCTCAGAGCCCGCCAGCCAGGCCTCGGATGAGGAGGACGCGCCCTCCACAGACATCTATTTT CCCACCGACGAGAGGAGCTGGGTGTACTCCCCGCTCCACTATAGCACGCGGCCCGCCTCCGGCGAGAGCGACACA TAA
- the Cactin gene encoding cactin: MGRDSRSRSRSAGWRSRRRRSRSRRRSRSRSRSGSHGRSSRRRRERERRRERRRRSRGRRSDSEEDQRHRSGRRSRSPRPPRWHSQDRSSQSDLGEERTRGSRSPGSSASSLESRKRSRSPGAAALALSQQQSLQERLRLREERKQQEELLKAFETPEEKRARRLAKKEAKERKKREKMGWGEEYMGYTNTDNPFGDNNLLGTFIWNKALEKKGISHLEEKELKERNKRIQEDNRLELQKVKQLRLEREREKAMREQELELLQREKEAEHFKTWEEQEDSFHLRQAKLRSKIRIRDGRAKPIDLLAKYISAEDDDLAVEMHEPYTFLNGLTVADMEDLLEDIQVYMELEQGKNVDFWRDMTTITEDEIAKLRKLEASGKGPGERREGVNASVSSDVQSVFKGKTYNQLQVIFRGIEGKICAGGPNLDMGYWESLLQQLRAHMARARLRERHQDVLRQKLFKLKQEQGVESEPLFPILKAEPTATHSPEAEEPDPSPGPSAEPAEAEGTPAAAEAEAEVDADGEAVLMEEDLIQQSLADYDAGRYSPRLLTPHELPLDAHVLEPHEDLQRLQLSRQQLQATGDASESAEDIFFRRAREGMGQDEAQFSVEMPLSGRAYLWADKYRPRKPRFFNRVHTGFEWNKYNQTHYDFDNPPPKIVQGYKFNIFYPDLIRKRATPEYFLEACADNRDFAILRFHAGPPYEDIAFKIVSREWEYSHRHGFRCQFANGIFQLWFHFKRYRYRR; the protein is encoded by the exons ATGGGTCGCGACTCTCGCTCGCGCTCGCGGTCCGCGGGGTGGAGGAGTCGGAGGCGGCGGAGCCGGAGTCGGCGCCGGAGCCGAAGCCGGAGCCGCAGCGGGAGCCATGGACGGAGCAGCCGGCGGCGCCGGGAACGCGAGAGGCGGCGCGAACGCAGGCGGCGCAGCCGGGGGCGCAG GTCAGATTCGGAAGAAGACCAGCGGCATAGGTCTGGGAGGCGAAGCCGGAGCCCTCGTCCGCCCCGATGGCACTCACAGGACCGGTCCTCACAGTCTGACTTGGGTGAGGAGCGAACACGTGGCTCGCGGTCCCCGGGGTCATCGGCATCTAGTTTGGAATCTAGGAAGCGCTCTCGGAGCCCTGGGGCGGCTGCCCTGGCCCTGAGCCAGCAGCAGAGCCTGCAGGAGCGGCTGCGGCTGCGCGAGGAGCGGAAGCAGCAAGAAGAGCTGCTCAAGGCCTTCGAGACCCCGGAGGAGAAGCGCGCGCGGCGACTAGCCAAGAAAGAAGCTAAGGAGCGCAAGAAGCGGGAGAAGATGGGCTGGGGTGAGGAGTACATGGGCTACACCAACACCGACAACCCCTTCGGAGACAACAATCTGCTCGGCACCTTCATCTGGAACAAG GCTCTGGAGAAGAAGGGCATCAGCCACCTGGAGGAGAAAGAGCTGAAAGAGCGCAACAAGAGGATCCAAGAGGACAACCGGCTGGAGCTGCAGAAGGTGAAGCAGCTGCGGCTGGAGCGCGAGCGCGAGAAGGCCATGCGggagcaggagctggagctgCTGCAGCGGGAGAAGGAGGCGGAGCACTTCAAGacctgggaggagcaggaggacagCTTCCACCTGCGGCAGGCTAAGCTGCG TTCCAAGATCCGCATCCGAGACGGGCGAGCTAAGCCGATCGACCTGCTGGCCAAGTACATCAGCGCAGAGGACGACGACCTGGCCGTGGAGATGCACGAGCCCTACACCTTCCTCAATGGCCTCACTGTGGCGGACATGGAGGACCTGCTGGAGGACATCCAG GTGTACATGGAGCTGGAGCAGGGTAAGAACGTGGACTTCTGGCGGGACATGACAACCATCACGGAAGATGAGATCGCCAAGCTCCGCAAGCTGGAGGCCTCGGGCAAGGGCCCAG GTGAGCGCCGGGAGGGGGTCAATGCCTCAGTCAGTTCCGATGTGCAGTCGGTGTTCAAGGGGAAGACGTACAACCAGCTGCAGGTCATCTTCCGGGGCATCGAGGGCAAGATCTGCGCGGGTGGCCCCAACCTGGACATGGGCTACTGGGAGAGCCTGCTGCAGCAGCTGCGTGCGCACATGGCCAGGGCCAG GCTCCGTGAGCGCCACCAGGATGTTTTGCGGCAAAAGCTGTTcaagctgaagcaggagcagGGAGTGGAGAGCGAACCGCTGTTCCCCATCCTCAAGGCCGAGCCCACAGCCACCCATAG CCCTGAAGCTGAGGAGCCAGACCCCAGCCCCGGACCCTCGGCGGAACCCGCAGAAGCCGAGGGAACTCCAGCAGCtgcggaggcggaggcggaggtGGATGCAGATGGCGAGGCGGTGCTGATGGAGGAGGACCTGATCCAGCAGAGCCTGGCGGACTACGATGCCGGCCGCTACAGCCCGCGGCTGCTCACACCGCACGAGCTGCCGCTGGACGCCCATGTGCTGGAGCCACACGAGGACCTGCAGCGCCTGCAGCTGTCCCGCCAGCAGCTCCAGGCCACAG gcGATGCGAGCGAGAGCGCCGAGGACATCTTCTTCAGGCGCGCGCGGGAGGGCATGGGGCAGGACGAGGCGCAGTTCAGCGTGGAGATGCCGCTGAGTGGGCGTGCCTACCTGTGGGCGGACAAGTACCGGCCGCGCAAGCCGCGCTTCTTCAACCGCGTGCACACGGGCTTTGAGTGGAACAAGTACAACCAGACGCACTACGACTTCGACAACCCACCGCCCAAGATCGTGCAGGGCTACAAGTTCAACATCTTCTACCCCGACCTCATCCGCAAGCGTGCCACGCCGGAGTACTTCCTGGAGGCCTGCGCGGACAACCGCGACTTCGCCATCCTGCGCTTTCACGCTGGGCCGCCCTACGAGGACATCGCCTTCAAGATTGTCAGCCGCGAGTGGGAGTACTCGCACCGCCATGGCTTCCGCTGCCAGTTCGCCAATGGCATCTTCCAGCTGTGGTTCCACTTCAAGCGCTACCGCTACCGCAGGTGA